GTTCAAGGATTTGTGATGGATCAAGAAGGGAAAGTGATCCACAGGCTCTTTGGGAAATGGCACGAGGGCCTTTACTGTGGCGTCCCACCTTCTGCCAAATGCATTTGGAGGCCTGGTAAGCACCTGTCCTTCATCCATGTGATAGACTTGTACCTTTGTATTGGTCCCTTGAGGTTCAGTGGATTCATCGAGGAGTTTTTGGTTGTTCTCAgtttgaaaaacacaattacCCATGAAATGTTTGTGAACTGAACTGACATTTTAAGGGTTTTGCTTATGCTCTTTTCTTCCTTGTCAGGATCGATGCCCACAGACTATGAGCTGTACTATGGCTTCACCAGGTTTGCTATTGAACTGAATGAACTTTGCCCAGAGTTGAAGGATGTTCTGCCCCGGACAGACGCCCGATTCAGGCCTGATCAAAGGTCCAGCATACAATCCTAGATTGCTTTGTCACAAATAAAGACTACAGCATTGGTCATGATGCTGATCATGTGTTTAATTGTGAGTTTTTGCAATGAAGGTTGTTTGGTCTGCCTGACTGGATGTGGTTTGGGGCACACAGGTATCTAGAGGAGGCCAACTTGGAGATGGCAGCTTCTGAGAAGCAGCGTATTGAAGATCTGCAAAGAacgaggaggaagtggagagaAGAGAATGATATCAAACAGCAGCCATGCTTCTTCAAGTGAGCACAGAATCCACTGAGATCAAAAATATGAGCACATAGTCATTGTAAAACTGTCATGTTACTGAGCTTCCTCcattttccaaaaacatttcacaaaaaagTTTGACTTTGTCTTGTATTGTGAAAAGATCACAGCGAcaaaacatgaagacaaaagACTTCCTCTAATCACACTCTTATGTAATATCTACCATTACTGAGTGGtagtcaaaagaaaaacaacgtcaagaaataaaataattttaaaaattcttaaaATAATCACGAGGCAGATTATTTCTACAATTTAAATTGGAAAGTGAAATCTCACTAATTTTCAGATTTTAATCACTTAAATTACTTCACAACCTTAACAGTGACTTATTTCTGGACATTATCTCAATAGAAATTGTGTTTATATGTggaaactgattttattttatgcatcaTTTAAACTTCCATGTATGTTTAGCAGCCTCGTTGAACTCTTCTCCATCTACTCACCATCTCTGTGCGGAGGACATTTTCCCCCACATCATTTTCAAGTTTTAttgtcacatttcttttcttccagGAAAGTGGTTGATGCCAATCAGAGGGAGAGGTGGGTCACCAACAATACGTACTGGGAGCTCCGCAAAAACCCCGGCTTCATAAATATGGAATACACAGTAAACCTGTGGTAGCACATGGATCAACAAGTCCCACATATCATCATCGCAGACAAGAAGATTTTACCTACGCACAACAAggtgttaaaaaagaaacatattaATGACAAAACATCCATGTGCATGGGCTACAGAGCTGAGGGATGATGCCCGACAACTCATCAAGGCTCCACACAGTCATCTATTTGTGGAAACATTTTGTAGGATCAACTTTATTATGCTTGTTGGAGTTGGGCTGGCAGGACATCACTCGTACCGCTCCTCAGTAGATCCTTCCTCAGCTCCTTTGACTTCTGTCCTTGCCTTAAAGAGACATCCATACAACGTCACATGATTTGTTTTAACGAAGCCATTTGATTTCTGGCAGCAGTTTAGATTAGACTAATCTATGAAGTAGAACTTTTGGTTACTATACTGTGCATGTTTAGAGAGCAGCTTTCACAGGCGTGTATTGACTATTGtcgagaagaaaaaaaagaggtatttttgtaaaatatcttAGAAATTAGCAACAGTAGTATGTAAATTGGcagatttgatttatttttgcctTTTAATACTGTTGAATCTGTGCGATAGCAGTACTCTCTCTCTGGAAATAACTCCAGTAAAATCTCACAAAACTTGCATTGTGGAAATGTAGAATTCAAATGTAAGTCATGTTTTGGTGTTGCGGACATCTAGAACACATTTTCAACTTTTACAGATGTTTTCTGTCCATCTGTAAAACATCCTCCTCacagctggattttttttgttagtaGAGGGACAATCTGAATTGCTCTAGCCCTCTTTTTCCTAAATTTAAACTTTGACATATGAAAACTACTCagaaacataaatacacacataactCCTACATATGTAGTGAACATGAGACGCACACCAGATACtatattgtcattttttatcttaaaaaaaaaaatgtaagaagTAGTGACAAAATCCAATTGCTTCACCAACActtaattttttatattgttgttgaaactaaaaaaaaaaaaatccaaaacaaagtAAAGTAGTAACTGTTCATAAATGACCAGAATAATCAATAGTTAAACCAAATGTAGCTTGATTATGAAACACCAGAGACACCTACAGGCCATCCTACAAAAATGCACTTtgaggaaaagaggagaaatgaggacccccccccccatgtttaaaattctaaaatccAGTGTATATTTACAGATACAGATCAACagcacaataataaaaaaaacagctgtgtcGGATTCCCTGGAGAATTCACTGCTATGATCCGGGCTTCTGCAAAGTAGCAGTTACTATTTGTGCTTTTAATTGCAAAGCATATTAGCTTTAATGTTTTAACCTGTTAAAGTTTTAAgatgtagaagaagaaaatacactATATGCATAAAGGTGGTGGGACATTTCTCTCTTATATCTGCAGCTTTTATGACATCTAATCTTAAATTCATTCACATTAGTTTTAACAGCTTCCTCTCCTCTGAGAAGGCTTTCTACTAAAGTTTGtagctcattcattcatccaaaaTAATACTAGTAGTATGTGTAGGGCAAGAAGACCTGGTCCAGTTCATCCCAAAGGGCTTTCTGCAGCCCATTCAAGTTTGCTTACACCAAACTCCCCAAACCATTGCTTTATTCACTTTGTTTTCTGCACCACGACAGTTATTCTGGAACAGGAGACGGTTTTCTCAAAAGTTCTCCCACCATGATGGAAGTATAGAATCATccaaaatgtattggtattCTAAAGCgttataattttatttcactggTACTGGGGGCCCCTGAAAGTGTTTGGCATTAAGGTGTCCAACTACTTTTGTACATATAGTGTATGACATTGAGCATCTGATTGAACTTTAACCCACACAAGCTGTCATACACTGACTCACCTCATTCAGGACTGCAGGGTGAGAAAAAAGTAAATCTAAATATATCAAATGAAATCCATGTGACGCAAATCCATCGTGTGCGCTGGTCATATACGGTACTGTAGATGACAAACCAAAAAGTAGACCTGCTTTGCATACATATCCTTTTAATGTATTTAAGTGCTTTTAATTTAAGCCCTATGACAAACTCAAAGCTACAATTCATCAGTTTTACTTGCTGTGCCTTAATGCATTTATTAatgcctcacaaacacacaactgatGATGAATCCTCATGATGAGAAGGTACACCATTCATCAGCTGCACACATTTTTCAGCCTCGCCCTGCTGCAGATGATAAATTATAATCATACTTTTCAGATTTAGCTGTGGGCAAAATGACTCTGCGCAACATTTTTAAGCCAGAAGGTTAAACTATAAAAAGTTTGCAGGATTGAAGGATGTTCAGCACTGTTCTTCTACTCCCAACATGTAGTCAATACATTTCAGTTATCACTGTAAATACAGCGCATTTCAAGGATGGGTCATTATTGCACAAGTAGAtcattgtttttcctctttcaccACTGACTCAATCAGATCGTTGAAATGAGGAAGGGAGAGACAGTGAACATAAATCACGAGCACCTCCTCATACTTTCCTCATACACCATAATACCTGCATGTCAAGAAAACTTAGCCTGCCAATGAATGTTGCAGATGccttacaaaaaagaaaaatgttgtttcCCCCCCGATTAGACCCtcgtgtgttttgttttggactCATATGTATCACGAGGGACTGACTCAGCTCAGTttcttttaaatgcatttccCTATGGGTCCTTCTGAAGTGCAATTTTACCAGAGAACATATCTTTCCATGGACACTGTACACTGCTGCTACATAGTGCTTGTTCTAATAAAACAGTCAAACTCCAGTGAGGggtgtgtggtttgtgtgtccAAAACTGGATgatgtgttgctgatgttgttgtttgttctgaCAGTTGTTCTTACTCCAAATTTACGTGATGTCATGAAACTCATGATGAAGAAACACATCCATATTCATCCATATAGGGATACAACCAAGGAAGAATATTTTAGATTTTGGTtttgataaaaatgaattttggatttttgatgtGGAAAAGATTTTGTTGACTTCaggttggaaaaaaacaaacaaaaccaaaagtaAACCCTGCGAATAAAAAATttgtattaaaacaaaacagaatataGTGGGGAAATGGCAACCCACAAGTCACGGTAAGTGACAATAATGTAGTGTATTCTAAACCTTAATTGTTGTAAACAAGTGTAGTTTAAATACAGGACAATGTGATTCCGAAGGAAACCCATTTATGTTTGTTGTCTAATGCTAACCACCTAACACTTAACCCTGTGAGGACAATAAACAGACCCCATTAAACACAGAATCTAACACACCAACAATTGGACGTGTTTTTACCTGCTGACGCTTCTTACCGTCACCCTGAGAAGAATCGAGCTCCTCTGATGGGTGATCAGTGTTTCCTGTGGAACTCCCTAGGTACTCCAACAACTTCTGATTGAATATAAATGAATGTAACactttttcagattttttttgtgatctTGAAATCCACGTTtcgttttctttcctctttacgttaaaacacaatgaaaatgttCAAGGGGTATGAATGCATTTACGAGGTACTGCACATTATTTAATGTGGAGAGTTGCTGACATAATCatgaataatttttaaaagtCGTGCTCGTTTGGGATTATTTGAATAAAGGCACTGTGgccatttttctttaaaaattgtCTTCAGAATCTCTTGTTCtataaaacacattcaaaaaaaaacttctaaaTTGTTTCAAGATATGAGTggtgtttttaaatctcatgaGTATATATTTAAAGCCAATCAATATGTGCTTTCTTGTCTCTCTATTAAGCCACACAGATCAATGAAACCAGTGCATAGTGTCATCTTTTTTTGCAGGAAAGTAGACAGATGAGGTTTTATTCATTACCCAAAAAGAGTTGCAGCACTCACTCAATATCATCTATTTATATggatattaataaaaacaagcacttatttacatttcatttttatttttgtgattcaCAAAAATATTTCTGCTTTCCACAAGGAATTACTTCATACAGAATAATTTCATTTAGCATATGATACTGTGAAACccacactgcaaaaaaacacGAACAGGCCAGCGAAATGGGAATATAAAGTGTAGAGCTATTCAGGTGAAGACATCAGGGGTTGTAATAAGGATGACATACTGACAGATGGAAGAggaaacaaatcaacaaataaaTCTCTCCATTAAATATtcctttttagttttgttttttcaaacaaGAATCTGAAGTGAATTAAAATTTTAGTATCTTCTATCGCAAAATACAACTTTATTTCTGGAGGGaaagaaataaatggaaaaaatattttaagtcaatttaaaaataatcatctgcgtcaggaaaaaaataaatacaagcaaCACAGAAAATTTGCAggcaaaattttaaaatataaaggtcatgctgcacttcctgttgtttATCCTTCTATTCTACATGTACGTTTTCTTTAACATGTTTATCCCCTCGAGTCAACAAGATGGTACAATCTGAGGATACGCTTCAGGGTGGTTTTCTAGCACCAGCACTGACGTCTGATCCACGTGATTGCTTCACGAGTTGCtttacatataaaaatatacttCCTTTTGTCCACAGGCTGGAAGACTACTGGGAGGAACTGTCTACAGCGTCAATATGACCAGGTGTCAGCCGATATGTGAAAATACAGGTGGAGCTGAAGTTGACCATGGTGGTTTTACTTGATTGATGCCATGATCTTGATGTACTGGAGGGCGCTGTGTGCTGCATCGTTGTGAGCGTTGCCGCAGGAGATTCCTGTGCCGTGACACACAATGACCGGGTGTGTGGACAGCTCCACCAGGCACTGGTACTGGCCATTCACCGTCAGCTCATCTgcaaaatacagacacacactttgcaTCATTACACACCcagcaaatataaaacaaatctgCCATCTGTGAGGATGTTCCAGTCCCCTGAAGGTTGTGATTCTTATGAATTTCATGTTCTCAAACCACATTTTTGATGGCCTTTGTGGTTAGAATGTTTCCCACAGTCACCACatcacaacaaaaacacttcaacaaAAAACTCATTGTGTTTCATGCTCTAGTCAAAATGCATCTTGTGTTATTCACGGAAAAAAATTGTTCACcacaactgaaaatgaaacttGTTTCTGTAGCAACAGCCTTGAAAAAATTTACACCTCtcaaaattgaattaaattcctgcggtgcactggcattgcgccAGGAGTTTTCCCCACCTCACGCcgtcagtcagctgggataggctccagctcctcctgaacCGCACAAGTGGATGAAGTGGtcaagaaagtgaatgaatgaatgaatgaaaattaaatttctttttttgctcaagtgACGGAACAAGGAGCCACGGTATCTGAATGAAAGTGTCCCGCAGCATCAAGACTGAGAGTGTCCTTTCTTACCAATATCGAAGTATGTGACTTCAAAGCCCTGCTCCTTGGCCACCTCCAGTATCATCTGAATGTAATCGCTGTTGGGAATGCTCAATGGGTTTCTCCTCAGTAGAGATATCTTCTCTGCCAATGAGTTCCTTAAATTCTCAAATCGGACACTTGGTTTAGGGGTCTGAAAAGTGTCAGATCATTGAGCAAATTATGCACCGTTCAAAAGACTTTTAAACTCCAACATAACATCACTAACTTCAGCAGTCACGTGACAAAGGTAAGAAATGTTTTCCATACCCATGTGAATTCTGAGCAGCCTGACAGACTTTGAAGTTGGGCTACTATCTTCTCTGCTGCTGCCTTTTTTGCTGCCTTTTTTGAATTTCCTACAGCTGTAAAAGCAGCAGACGTTAAGAGGAGCATGGACTAAACCAAATTTGAGTCATTTCAAAGCCTTCACACAAAAGTCTCAAAAGCACCTTTCTCCGTGAGAGACTCCAATCGACAAGTAATGGTGAATTCTCTCTTGTGTGGCGGACCAGCCTCCATCAAAACTGTGTACTCAGGAAGACGCCATCCTCTGTGCAAAGCCAACTCCTGAAATAAAAGAACAGCGAAGAACAAGAACACAGATGAAAACCTATTTTACTATTTTAGAAAATTTTAAGCTCATCcgcacacagacagaaacaccaaCACAACGTAAAAGCAGAAAACAGTCCAGCTGTGATTTACACACCTGCAGTTTTCCCACCGAGTTGGGATTGCTGTTTGTTTCTGCTACAACACCATTACTCTCAGATTTCACTGGCATATTCCCGctggaaatgagatgaaagcATTAGTCACAGCTGCAGCAGATCGACAGTCTGTATAGGATTAAACAAACCAGTGTGATAAAAGTATTTATCATCACGGAAGGTTTTACCAAAGTCATCTTACAACCTGCCATCATTAAAACATTACTTAATTAAAAATATCTCTGAGCTACCAAAAGCCAAAGTGATTTTTACCAAAAAtatgaaattcaaataaattaaatttattatcaCATTGGACAAATATTCACATTTGAGTACTTTTAGCTGAGCGAAATTTTCTTGAACATTACTTAAACAGTAAATCCATTCTCCTAGTTCTTGCCAGCTGCTAATCTTTTTCCGATAATGTCTTCAGCTCCACTCACACTGTTATAGCATCTGTCTGTAGAACTTTCAGGGCAGCCTCTGCAGCCAGATGTTTAGCAGCCTTTTTACTGGAACCTTGAcctgaaaacaaaatgcaactaagtcaacatccatccattcatccatcttctgaacTTGTTTATCCACTGTCgcgggtcgcagggagctggagcctatatAAGTTGTCTTATGTCGTGAGAGAccccagtgcaccgcggagccacatagagacagacaaacacgcacacacactcacacctgcagccaatTTTGGGACTGCAGGTGACTGCACCTgaaacacatgtttttggaggtgggaggaagccggagaacccagagagaacccacgcagacacggggaaaacatgcaaactccacacagagcaggactcgaacccagaaccccCTTGCTGTGCGGagacaacgctacccactgtgccaccgtgctgcccaaaTCATtccagaatatttttaaaaaaaaaatcaagatgaaaaaaaaaaaggcgacaCAAACTCAAGTCCATTGAGGTGCTGGTAGCCTAGAAAGTAAAGGTTACACGAAAAAGGCTGCTTGACAAACAAATATAAGAATGAAGcactctttcttttcattcaatGAGACTAATCatcacagtggggggggggggggttgaaactTGCCTGTGCAGCACACATCACCAATTTTCACGCTGAAGACGAAGCTGGGAAGGTGATCCTCTCCCTCGGCCTTCTCCATCACGTACACAGGCAGGCTGCCAGTTTTGGTGCCATATTCATGCAGGATTTGTATCGGTGTCTTCCTGAAGTTGGAACTCTGCACTTCATGTTTAGTCAAGCTGCATGAattaaatgcacaaaaaattgtgtttgtgtcatatcaatgtgtttgtttaaaggCAGTGGTTACTGTAAATGGTGCAAATCATCCAACCAGTTTACAGCAAGGAACGATTACTGCACGGGTTGTTTGACAATCAGATTGTTTTCATATTCATACATGAACAAAAACCATTCCTTAAGTTGACTATTTTTAACGTTTTACCAACATTTTGCTCgtgttcaaaatgaaaaaaatattaaatttttgtCGACCTGCTTAATAATGATGACATGTTAAAAACAAGGTCCATTAAAGTCAATAAAAATTGAACTTGGCCTTACATGCATGTACTAGTGCAcccagtactgtgtgtttctttactATATGAAGCACAATaatgtttaaatttgatttgatttaatcttCCTGATAATTTTCTGCTATCATTCAATCTTAAACTTCAAATGAAATATGAACCTTGCACTTTGTGATCCACAAAAACGCCCCTGGATCAGGTCTCCTGGCTTTTTGCAGAACACACACTATTGTGGGGCCAACATTGCTGATCATCCATATCCATCCTTCACCTTCAcatcaaacacatgcatttcCTCCATCACCACTTCAACATCCAACTCCACACAACCACCTACTACCAGGTTCAGTATTAGGACGAAATAACGACAAACGTGCAAAAGCAGATATTAGACGTAAGTGTGTACACAGACCTAAATCAGAGGGCCAATTATTACAGCCTCACCTGCAGTTTCACTTACCTAAATTTCACCTTGAACTAGATCGGCAAAGACGTATTGTTATGCTAATTTCAACAAATTAGATTACCTGACCGTATTAACGCTTGAAACATGCTAATAAAACAAACTAACCTCGGTTCTTTCGCTTTCATTGCGGGTGATTGAGACATCCCTGCTGAGTTGTTGCGGTCAAATCTGAAATATTATTGATCATGTATTTGTGTTATCATGACAAACACCGCATAGAAAGTGCTCTAAGAATGTTATTAATGCGTTCTTCTAGACCGGGTGGTGAAACTATCAAATTTAGTTCAGCAACATCCGGGTCATCAGCGGGTCAAAAACCGTCCTAGTGTGGAGGTAAATTGTttaccgccacctgctggaacGTCACCCAAGTGCAGCCTGTTGTCAGAGGCGATTGGTTTAGCAATACTAGTAGTATATGCATGAAAAGAGCTGTTTAAAATACTAAACTGTCTATCAGCATTGGTTTTATGACTTGTACAATGTCAGTTAAATAACGTACATTATGCAGAATGTTACTAACATGAATATTAGTAATATTTCCTGATGGTTTGTAACGCCGtaggaaaaaaagacatgtaaGATACACAGGTTGACAGCTTATTTATGTTTTAAGGAGATTTTTAGACATATAGAACAGTTGGAGAGTGAGAATGAAAAATCTACAGCCacgataaataatttttttatttttgaaatgtaaatgaaataaaaacaatataaccAGATATGTCTTGACCTGTTCATAACTCCAAACACGGCAACATATTTTTTATAGAAACACATAGCATAATAAAAGCAATTGATGCAGaaataatgtgaattatttGTGATAGTGTGCACTGGAATCCACTTTGGTCCTCAGAGTCTTGAAGTGTCCTTTGCGGTGAACTCTGACACTGAGCCACGCCTGGGAGTTTGATCCTGACTGGTTTATCTTGAAGGATTCtataacatacaaacaaacacacacacacacacacacacacacacacacacacacacacacacacacacacacacacacacacacgcacacacacaaattaagtaTTAAGTAGGTGTGTTTATTTATCTGTGGAGCCTCAAACTGAATTCAATTACTTTCTGTCATAATAACAATCCAATAGAACCACAAAgcaaaattatgttttaaaaccaaaacaatcattttaacCCCAGAGTCGAAAAGTGCTCAGATATTGTATAGTAAATGTATTATAAAAAGTattctatatttttaatgtagtaAAATTTTTATGTATAAATCAAATCAAGTAAAagcaaatcaaactttatttatatagcacttttcatacagaaaaaatgcaactcaaagtgcttcacaagataaaatgtgataaaataatgaaacatacaacaataaaaagtgacacttatagcccccccccgccccattcacacgcacacacacacacacacacacacacacacacacacacacacacacacacacacacacacacacacacacacacacacaccacagtcacacatacagtaagcaGACTGTTAACAGACTGTTAACAGTGTTCATAGAAATCATGCCTCAAAATTTCAACTCAActattatttttaccttttcaaacattcaaaaatatcaTAATGTGTTCAAGGTATCCTAACAGAAAACAGTGACGGTAGCACCACACATTACACAggctaaaatatatttttagataaGTTCATTATTATTGcagtacatgtacagtatatcatgatGGAACaagattttgtatttttcatactAATCTGTTATTATGAAttcctaaataaataaaataataaaaatagaagcAAATAACAAGACTTCACTTTAAAGGCTGTCATgggtatgtttgtgtttctacaAGTCACTCATGAATTTTAAGAAATTGAGATTATCAATGAGCATCGGATGAAATCAACTATTTAAGCAGTTTTATTAAGGTTATAGTACTTCCTTCTGTGTTGCAGTGTTAGGGCAACTAAAACTGTAAAACAACTAGAAAGCATTTATTGTATAGATTGTGTTGTCATTTGTTAGAACGTATTTTAAGGACTCAATAAGTGAGTCACAGCAAAATTTAAATCCACTGTTCATCATTCAAACCAAGGATCCTGAAATTCTAAAATTCCAATTTTATCATTTGAGAACATACAACTAGTTTTCTTCTGCCTACAGCTTTGAGAATAGTTTCCATATCCCTTATAAGAGCTAAGACATAAATAAGAAATGTAAAAgtattaggaaaaaaaaattaatcaagtaACCTCATGTCACTGAATGGCTCCTCTGTATCCTTGATGTataatttgattattatttctaattttatattttcaagcAACATTTTAAGTTGCTCAAGAACTATTTAATTTGAATGACTTCATGTAACTGCAGGTTTCCAGTGTGCAGACTCAAATGGTAATTTTGAAGTTGAGTACTTCAAAGTACGTACTTGAAAGCAGTTTGTTTTCACGTTCCTTCGTTTAAGATCATTCATCCGACATGCAGTAAATTATAGCAATAATATTATCAATAACattaatattgataataataataataataataataataataataataataataataataataataataataataataataataataataataataataataataataataataataataataataataataataataataataataataataataataataatacagtagaccCTTACTATCGGTGATGAGGGAGTGCACAGCCGTGACGTGTCTCCGCCCCAGCCCGTGAGTCCTGGACACCACGCAGTCCAAATACAGGTCCCAGAAGACCCGGGCTAGGTCCCAGAACAGCGCCGTGTGTTTGCTATTATCGGATGACCTGAGGCCCACCATCAGGTCCCAGAAGGCGGGCACCGTGTCAGCGATCCTCGGGGAGCGCATCTCCAACAGCCTGGCTGAGGAGGTTTCCCAGCAGCTCGGGTTCGCTCGGGGCACCGCCAGCGGATCCACGGGACCCGTCTTTTGGTCCTGATGCGGGATGGCACACACGCAGCCCAGTAAAAACACCGCGGCTGCTGGTATGTTCAGGAGCACTGGGGCCATCTGCGGAGGATAGGGTGGGGTGTTTCTCATCAACTTTAGTAACTGTGACCTCTTCAAACCAAACCAAAGGGCCTGTTGTGAATTCTACATTTAGTTTAACATTATTCATCAGTGTTCTGCTGGTCCAAAGATGCAGATTTAGGCCTATGTGTAAGCAGGCAACTGAATGTAAGAATAAATTTAAAtagtaatatttaaataatgtaagTAAATTATTCTGATATTCTAAGTAAAGATCAGGTCTACTACTTTGCGTAAAAGAAGTGTACTTACCCGTAGAGCGGGGCCAGCTGACTAGACCGTGGTATTGGGGCTGCTGGATAAGATGTGTCCTAGTTGACGTCAGTGCTTCGCCCTTTTTGTGGAGTGGAATCGCTGCTTAACActtttattaatgtgtgtgcatgtacgtGTTGGAATATTCCATCATAACTTTACTTTTGTcttaaatttctaaaaaaaaaaagatcatgttT
This window of the Antennarius striatus isolate MH-2024 chromosome 12, ASM4005453v1, whole genome shotgun sequence genome carries:
- the prkra gene encoding interferon-inducible double-stranded RNA-dependent protein kinase activator A homolog, which encodes MSQSPAMKAKEPSLTKHEVQSSNFRKTPIQILHEYGTKTGSLPVYVMEKAEGEDHLPSFVFSVKIGDVCCTGQGSSKKAAKHLAAEAALKVLQTDAITVGNMPVKSESNGVVAETNSNPNSVGKLQELALHRGWRLPEYTVLMEAGPPHKREFTITCRLESLTEKAVGNSKKAAKKAAAEKIVAQLQSLSGCSEFTWTPKPSVRFENLRNSLAEKISLLRRNPLSIPNSDYIQMILEVAKEQGFEVTYFDIDELTVNGQYQCLVELSTHPVIVCHGTGISCGNAHNDAAHSALQYIKIMASIK